The following is a genomic window from Sedimenticola thiotaurini.
GGCGCTGTTCTCCATTCTTGCCATGAGCCTGCTGTTGCTGCTGTTCCAACCGTTGATGCGGCGCTTGCTGGGTATCGACGGCCCGGCATTTACCAGCCTGTTCCAGGGAGCGACCCGTTGGCACGGCTTTATCGCCCTGTCCATCGTGGGTCTGCTCTATGGCGACGAGGGGGTGGCCTATATGGCGATTATCATGGCGGTGATCATACCCCCCCTGAACATCATCAACGTGCTGGTGCTGGCTCGCTATGCCGAGGGTAGCAGTGGCCTGGCTGATGTGACCCGCAAATTGTTGAAGAACCCCTTCATCATCGGCAGTGTGATTGGCGCGACCCTCAATCTCACCGGTATCGGGTTGCCCGCCCAGCTCTTCTCCCTGCTGGATATTCTGGGGGGTGGTGCCCTGGGGCTGGGGCTGCTCACAGTGGGTGCAGGACTGCATTTCGGCCTGGTGCTGGATCATCGCCTGGTGGTCGGTTTCGGTGTCGCGATCCGGCTGCTGGGGATGCCGCTGCTGATGTTTCTCGGGGCCTGGATGTTTGGTATTGACGGGGTGCCGAGAACGGTCGCGGTAATCGCCGCTGCCGTACCGACCGGATCCAGTTGCTATATACTGGCCCGGCAGATGGGGGGGGATGCACCGCTGATGGCCAACCTGATTACCGTACAGGTGGTGATGGCGGTAGTGACCCTGCCGGTGATGATCTGGCTGTCGGTATAGAACGGGCACCGGGACGCGCCCATGTACGGTTAGTTTCGACCGCCTGCCCGGATTACCCAGAACCCCTTCAGACAACTCACGCCAGGAGACGATGATGGCCCCGTTTGACGGTTTCCCCCAGGACACTCTGCGGTTCCTCAGCGAACTGAAGGCGAATAACAACAAAGCCTGGTTCCATGACAACAAGGCCCGTTACGAGGCCCTGGTCAGGGAGCCGGCGCTCGCTTTTATAGAATCTCTGGCCCCCGGACTGGCGGAGATCTCGCCCCATTTCCGTGCCATTCCGAAGAAGGTGGGGGGCTCGCTGATGCGGGTCTATCGGGATACCCGCTTCGCCCGGGACAAGACCCCTTACAAAACCAATATCGGCATCCAGTTCCGCCATGAGCTGGGCAAGGATGTGCACGCCCCCGGCTTTTACCTGCATATCGAACCGGAAAATTGCTTTGTCGGGGCCGGCATCTGGCGTCCCGATGGAAAGACC
Proteins encoded in this region:
- a CDS encoding AEC family transporter, producing MIDVFNALLPVVAIILLGMLLRRTTLFNDESWLGMENLCYFVLFPALLVKTLASARIASGELLLFSSLALFSILAMSLLLLLFQPLMRRLLGIDGPAFTSLFQGATRWHGFIALSIVGLLYGDEGVAYMAIIMAVIIPPLNIINVLVLARYAEGSSGLADVTRKLLKNPFIIGSVIGATLNLTGIGLPAQLFSLLDILGGGALGLGLLTVGAGLHFGLVLDHRLVVGFGVAIRLLGMPLLMFLGAWMFGIDGVPRTVAVIAAAVPTGSSCYILARQMGGDAPLMANLITVQVVMAVVTLPVMIWLSV
- a CDS encoding DUF2461 domain-containing protein, which produces MMAPFDGFPQDTLRFLSELKANNNKAWFHDNKARYEALVREPALAFIESLAPGLAEISPHFRAIPKKVGGSLMRVYRDTRFARDKTPYKTNIGIQFRHELGKDVHAPGFYLHIEPENCFVGAGIWRPDGKTLNQIRSFMDDNPAAWKKALQSPGFAGQFSLDGDTLKRPPRGYAADHPLIEDLKRKDFIAFKPIPAEAIHSADLCRSVLQDFRCADALMGYLCTAINVNY